In Exiguobacterium sp. 9-2, the genomic window CGGCTGCCATAAGTGCAATCTTCTTCTTCATGCGTTCGTTTCCCCTTTTCTGTAAAACCATAGTAGTAATACTAATAAAGCAGTTTAAAGAAAATTCTGTATTTTTAGTTTAATGAAGTTAATGGAAATAAACAATTTATATTTGTCTATTTTTTTAATTTATTTCTTTTTGGTGACATTTTATATTTGGAAGGAATTTAACTGGGAACATAAAAAAACTCCTCGAGCACTCGAGGAGTTGAACGTATGCACTTGGTGGAGACTATCGGGATCGAACCGACGACCTTTTGGCTGCCAGCCAAACGCTCTCCCAGCTGAGCTAAGCCCCCATGAATTATCTTTAGTATACGCATCGCTAACTGCTTTATCAATATAAACATAACGCTTTCATAAAAAAGAATTCCTCCCGAAATTGCTGGAAGGAATTCACGATTCATTTATTCAATTCACGCATCAAATCCGCCTGTCGTTCAAGCTCTGCCTGTTGCTCGAGGATCAAGACCTTTTTATACGTCCGCGCAGAAATCAAGATACTGATTTCATAGAGAACGAACAACGGCACTGAGATCATCAAGTGTGACGTCACGTCCGGCGGTGCGATCAATGCCGCAATGACGAACAGCGCGAAATACGCATATTTCCGATTCTTTCGCATGAAATATGGCGTCACAAGACCAAGACGTGTCAGGAACATCGTCACGACCGGCAATTGGAAGAGAAGACCAAACGGCATCGTCAACCGGATCAAGAAACTGAAGTAGTTTTCGACCCCGATGACTTGCTCGATCCCCAATTCTTTCCCGAGATTCGTTGAGACTTCGAGCAAGAAAGGAAGCAACCAGAAATACGAGAAGGCTACACCAGCCAAAAATAGAAAGAAGATGACTGGAATATATGTCAGTGTTGCTTTTTGTTCCTTTTCATAAAGCCCTGGTCGGACGAATGCCCACAGTTGATACATCCAGAACGGTGACGCTAAAATCAGCGCGATGATGAACGCAAGATTCAAATACAACATTAAAGGATCGGCGACGTTGAAGGCATTTAATCCGATACCGAGCTCTTTTAAGTCCGCTTGCAGAAAACGGACGAGCGGTCGGACGAGCGGAAATGCGACAGCGAACAGGACGACGACGATGAGGAGCGACCAGACAATCCGCTTACGCAGTTCGTCTAGGTGCGACGTCATGCTTTGTTCTTGATCAACCGTCATGATTCAATCACTTCTCTTTCGGTTCGTCCTTTTTATCGTCGTCCATGATGCCGTTCGTGGCATTCTTGAACTCTTTCAATGTTTGACCGGCAGCACGACCGAATTCCGGTAACTTCTTCGGTCCGAAGATGATCAACGCGACGACAGCAATTAATCCGATACTCGCAGGTCCGATACCTAACGTGAGCGGGATAAGGTTTTCCATTATGATTTCACTCCTTCAGCTGATTGCGAATAATGCTTCATGAAATAAACTAACGACTGCAACTCGATCGATAAATCGATGTGATGAACCCGAACGCTCGCTGGCACGTTCAACCGTGCAGGCGTGAAGTTCAGAATGCCTGTCACACCATACTCGACTAACTCATCCGCTACTGACTGTGCGAACTGGGATGGAACCGTCAAGATGGCGACATCGACCTGATTCGCTTCGATTTGTTCTTTCATGTCCGAAACATGATAGATTGGAACGTCATGCGTCGTTGTTCCGACCTTCTCTTCGTCCGCATCAAACGCAACGACTATCCGAGTACTATTATTCTTTAAAAAGTTATAATTTGCAAACGCTGTTCCGAGATGACCGACCCCGATCAAGGCAACATTCGTCACCTCATCTTGATTCAAGGTTTTCCGGAAAAACGTTAAGAGATGTTGAACGTTATATCCATACCCCTTCTTCCCTAGTGCCCCAAAGTAGGAAAAGTCGCGACGAATCGTTGCTGAATCAACCTTCACCGCCTCGCTTAACTCAGCAGAAGAGACGCGGAGCTTACCTGAATTGTATAAACTTTGGATGAAACGATAATATAGCGGCAACCGTTTTGCTGTCGCTTGTGGAATTTTTGTGTCTGGTCCATTCATCCTGCAGTTCCCCCTTCGGCCACATCCATCGTGGCACCCAAATCTTTGCAAAAAGCTTTCTACTCTCCTTGATTGTAAACCACTTCACATAGAGTCACAAATAATATATTCCGCAGGACCTCGCGCTTTTGTTCGTGATAGACTAAAGGGTGGAAGGATGGATGGAAATGATACTCTTACAAGTCAACCAACTCTCGAAATCATTCGGCGTCGAGCCGATTTTAGAAAATATCAAACTAGAAGTACAGGAGCGCGATCGGATTGCGCTCGTCGGACGAAACGGTGCCGGTAAATCGACCTTGCTCAAAATCATTGCTGGCGAACTCAGTCATGACTCGGGTGACATCATGAAAGGTAAAGATGTCAAAATCGGTTATCTCGCGCAGGACAGTGGTCTCGAATCGAACGAGACGATCTGGAACGAGATGCTGACCGTCTTTGAACATCTGCAAGAACAAGAACGAACACTGCGCCGGATGGAAATCGAAATGGGCATGGAGCATATCTTGAACGACCCGGTCGCGTACGATCGTCTCTTGAAGACGTATGATCAAGCGCAACACGACTTCTCAGAAGCCGGTGGTTATCAGTTCGAAGCGAATATCCGCTCCGTCCTGCACGGCATGCGCTTTTATCCGGATGATTACTCGCGCCGGATTCAGACATTGTCCGGGGGTCAACGGACACGGCTCGCCTTAGCGAAGATGCTCTTACAAGCACCAGAACTTCTCATTCTCGATGAGCCGACCAACCACCTTGACATCGATACGCTCGCTTGGCTTGAAAGCTACCTCGGTGGTTATCGTGGTGCCGTCCTGATCGTCTCGCACGACCGGTACTTCCTCGACCAAGTCGTCAATGTCGTCTATGAATTGTCGCGCAATGTCTGTCGTAAGTTCACGGGGAACTATACGAAGTACTTGGAACAAAAAGCAGCCTTATACGACCAGGAAATGAAGCAGTTCGAACAGCAGCAAGAAGAAATCGCAAAGATGCAGGACTTCATTCAACGAAACATCGCTCGGGCGACGACGACAAAGCGTGCTCAAAGCGTTCGAAAACGGCTCGAGAAGGTCGACCGGCTCGATCGACCAGATGGAGATGAACGCAGTACGGTCCTCTCCTTCCCAATCGAAAAACAGAGCGGGAATGACGTTCTTCAAGTCAATCAATTGGCAATCGGTTACGAAGAAGCTGTCTCAAAAGACATCACGTTCCGCTTGCAACGCGGCGAATCACTGGCACTCGTCGGACCGAACGGAATCGGGAAGTCGACGCTCTTAAAAGTCCTCGTCGGTCGTTTACGTCCTCTCTTCGGTGATTTCCGTTTCGGAACTGGCGTCTCGATCGGGTATTACGATCAAGAGCAAGCGGAACTCAATGACCGGAACCGTGTCATCGATGAGATTTGGAACGAATGGCCACTGATGCGCGAACAAGAAGTCCGTTCTGTGCTCGGACAATTCCTGTTCAGCGGCGACGATGTCTTCAAAATCGTTCATGAATTGTCTGGTGGCGAACGCGGACGTCTCGCGCTCGCAAAACTGAAACTCCGGAAGACTAACGTCCTCATCCTTGACGAGCCAACGAACCACTTGGATCTTGATTCGAAGATGGTCCTTGAGAACGCTCTCGTCGACTATGAAGGTACGCTACTCTTCGTCTCCCATGACCGCTACTTCATCGATCGGATCGCGACACGCGTCATCGAGATGAGTGAAGCTGGTGTGACAGAATACCTCGGCGATTATTCGTACTACACAGAGAAGAAGGCCGAACAAGAAGAAATCGCTCGCCTTGAAGCCGAAGAGGCAAAAGCGGCAAAAGTCACGGCATCGAAGACGATCGACAAAGAAGCACAGAAAGAAGAAAAAAAACGCCGTCAGCAAATCGAACAACTCGAACAAGATATTGAACGGCTCGAACAGCGTTCAGCGGAAATCGAACAGTTGCTTTGC contains:
- the tatC gene encoding twin-arginine translocase subunit TatC, encoding MTVDQEQSMTSHLDELRKRIVWSLLIVVVLFAVAFPLVRPLVRFLQADLKELGIGLNAFNVADPLMLYLNLAFIIALILASPFWMYQLWAFVRPGLYEKEQKATLTYIPVIFFLFLAGVAFSYFWLLPFLLEVSTNLGKELGIEQVIGVENYFSFLIRLTMPFGLLFQLPVVTMFLTRLGLVTPYFMRKNRKYAYFALFVIAALIAPPDVTSHLMISVPLFVLYEISILISARTYKKVLILEQQAELERQADLMRELNK
- a CDS encoding twin-arginine translocase TatA/TatE family subunit; its protein translation is MENLIPLTLGIGPASIGLIAVVALIIFGPKKLPEFGRAAGQTLKEFKNATNGIMDDDKKDEPKEK
- a CDS encoding redox-sensing transcriptional repressor Rex, which translates into the protein MNGPDTKIPQATAKRLPLYYRFIQSLYNSGKLRVSSAELSEAVKVDSATIRRDFSYFGALGKKGYGYNVQHLLTFFRKTLNQDEVTNVALIGVGHLGTAFANYNFLKNNSTRIVVAFDADEEKVGTTTHDVPIYHVSDMKEQIEANQVDVAILTVPSQFAQSVADELVEYGVTGILNFTPARLNVPASVRVHHIDLSIELQSLVYFMKHYSQSAEGVKS
- a CDS encoding ATP-binding cassette domain-containing protein → MILLQVNQLSKSFGVEPILENIKLEVQERDRIALVGRNGAGKSTLLKIIAGELSHDSGDIMKGKDVKIGYLAQDSGLESNETIWNEMLTVFEHLQEQERTLRRMEIEMGMEHILNDPVAYDRLLKTYDQAQHDFSEAGGYQFEANIRSVLHGMRFYPDDYSRRIQTLSGGQRTRLALAKMLLQAPELLILDEPTNHLDIDTLAWLESYLGGYRGAVLIVSHDRYFLDQVVNVVYELSRNVCRKFTGNYTKYLEQKAALYDQEMKQFEQQQEEIAKMQDFIQRNIARATTTKRAQSVRKRLEKVDRLDRPDGDERSTVLSFPIEKQSGNDVLQVNQLAIGYEEAVSKDITFRLQRGESLALVGPNGIGKSTLLKVLVGRLRPLFGDFRFGTGVSIGYYDQEQAELNDRNRVIDEIWNEWPLMREQEVRSVLGQFLFSGDDVFKIVHELSGGERGRLALAKLKLRKTNVLILDEPTNHLDLDSKMVLENALVDYEGTLLFVSHDRYFIDRIATRVIEMSEAGVTEYLGDYSYYTEKKAEQEEIARLEAEEAKAAKVTASKTIDKEAQKEEKKRRQQIEQLEQDIERLEQRSAEIEQLLCEPEVFNDIPKATALSAERDQIDVDLLELMERWENQH